The DNA segment CCCACCATCCGCAGACCAATGGAAAACTGGAGCGGTTCTGGCGGACGCTGCGGCAGGAGTTTTTCGACAAAGCGAAGATCAGCAGTTTCGATGAGCTTCGGGAGCAGCTGGCGCTCTATATCCGACACTACAATTTTCAGCGTCCGCATCAGGGAATCGGCGGTCTGACCCCGGCGGATCGTTTTTTTGAAATCGAAACGACGGTGAAACGGCAGCTCGCCGAGAAAATAGCAGACAATACTCTCGAACTTGCCTTGAAAGGCCATGTCCGCAAACCGTTTATGATGGTCGGGCGCGTCGGGGATTCCTGTGTGTCGATTCTGGAGAAAAAGGGACGGATTTCCATGCAGATCGACGGCGTCGAACAACCGACCGGGGAAACATCCCCTCTGATCATTTCCGATGAAAACATCACGCAACAGCTTGACAAACAACCAATCATGGAGAATATTGAAAATGGAGAAGACCCATCCGACAGCAGTGGAAAAATCGGAGCAATCAGCAATGACCGAATCGCAGACGCCGCCGTTGACGGCGCAGGAGAAATGCAAGGCGGTCCTCTCGGTCTGGACGGAGAAAACCAGTGTGAGCGCGGTCTGCCGCCGGTATTCGGTGCGGCCCCCGCAGGTGGAACGCTGGGAGTTGCTTGCTCTGGAGGGAATGCTGAAAGCTCTGGAGGCACGTCCGAGGGGGCGCAAGGCATTGGAAATGAAAGAGAACTCACTTTCGAGTCATCTCGAGAAACTGCTGGATCGCAAGATGTTGCAGAACGGGAAGAGGCAAGCCAGAAAGAAAGAGGAGAAACTGTCGGGAACACATCTGGAGAAACTTCTGGACCAGGCGCAACGTCCCTGCCGCCGGGGGCGACCGCCCAAGAACGAGAGTCGTGGACAATCGCTCCCTTCAGCGGAGATTTCTCAATAAGCATTTAAGGAAATGAAAAACCGGGTCCGGCGTCTCTCCCATTCGCCGGATTCGGGAGGAGGAATCATGATGAGCCGGATGCAAGAGAATGACTATCAAGCGATGAAGCAAAGACTTGTGACGATTTGCGAAGTTCAGGCAGGAACCATTTCCGCTACCGAAGCGGCGGAACGTCTCGGCGTCTCCCGCAAAACGTTCTACGAGTATATGGATGCGTTTGTGAAAGCCGCGGCCGAGGCTCTGACTCCCGGTGACCCCGGTCGCCCGAAACTCTCCGACGAGACGCGGAAAATCCGGCAGCTGGAAGCGGAAAAGAAGCGTCTGGAGAACGAGTTATATGAGACAAAAGCCATCTCCGAACTCCAAGGCCGTATCATCGCCATCCGGGATTCCCAGCTGGCGGAACGCGAAAAAAAAAGAAACGGATGAGCTGCCCGTCATTCAGGCGATCAGCCATGAAAAAAGCAGAAATCGAACCATTCCTCTGAAGCGTTTCATTCTGGCCGGACAGCTGAGTGTTTCGACTTTTTTCCGCTATGAACACCGGGCGGCTCTGGGTGAGCCGCTCTGGGGACCGCGGGGGAAACCACGAGCCGTCACAATGGAAGATGATGTCATTTTACAGCTTCTGAAACAACAACAGCGGCATGGAAATCGCCATCGGCTACGCGCGGTTTTTGCGGTTCATGCACAACATCCGGAATATTCCACAAGACGTTTTCAGGAACTGGCCAATGAATTGCGGTTCAAACTCCTGCGTGGAGAAAGAAAGTCCATGCTCTCGGTCGAATACTGCGAAGCGCATCTGATCTGGAGCATGGACATTTTTGAGCAGGTGCATCGCGGTGTGCGCTTTCACGTGCTTCAGGTGATCGACCTCGGCAGCAGAGTGAAACTTGAGCCGGCCGTCAAACCCGGAGCATTTACCGGTGAGGAGGTGGCCGAACATCTCAACTACTTGATGCACAAACACGAAGCGCCACTCTTCCTGAAGCGGGACAATGGAT comes from the Victivallis lenta genome and includes:
- a CDS encoding helix-turn-helix domain-containing protein, whose protein sequence is MKQRLVTICEVQAGTISATEAAERLGVSRKTFYEYMDAFVKAAAEALTPGDPGRPKLSDETRKIRQLEAEKKRLENELYETKAISELQGRIIAIRDSQLAEREKKRNG
- a CDS encoding integrase core domain-containing protein, whose product is MKAAPETGPNRSGTRYSAADKLKAVKLYFEEGYQAKDIARELGIGKSSLGKWIREYREKGSGAFTSPPEKSAAAAEKSDPAREFVRAQILEHKAAHPDHGVKRITQIFRRFLGLPVKTHEVRSVLQAHPSSSTATTSRPRRPPAPMRFFERRSPNELWHTDVMYFIMPNHEKVFVIGYLDDYSRYVVALDLFHRQTVGNTIDLLKKACGDYTFPKEILTDGGRQFVSWTGNNQFGTYLRNHQIKHTVCRTHHPQTNGKLERFWRTLRQEFFDKAKISSFDELREQLALYIRHYNFQRPHQGIGGLTPADRFFEIETTVKRQLAEKIADNTLELALKGHVRKPFMMVGRVGDSCVSILEKKGRISMQIDGVEQPTGETSPLIISDENITQQLDKQPIMENIENGEDPSDSSGKIGAISNDRIADAAVDGAGEMQGGPLGLDGENQCERGLPPVFGAAPAGGTLGVACSGGNAESSGGTSEGAQGIGNERELTFESSRETAGSQDVAEREEASQKERGETVGNTSGETSGPGATSLPPGATAQERESWTIAPFSGDFSISI